A stretch of Cyanobacterium sp. HL-69 DNA encodes these proteins:
- the hisB gene encoding imidazoleglycerol-phosphate dehydratase HisB: MTVNNTLIAAPKAELASITPRVAAISRDTKETDVKVEVNLDGTGKCDVNTGVPFLDHMLHQLSSHGLLDLDIQATGDIEIDDHHTNEDVGITLGMAIAKAVGNRKGINRFGHFIAPLDEALVQVTLDFSGRPHLSYGLDIPTQRVGTYDTQLVREFFVAIVNHCQITLHIRQLDGINSHHIIEATFKAFARAMRMALEYDVRRLNEIPSSKGVL, encoded by the coding sequence ATGACAGTTAATAACACCTTAATCGCTGCCCCAAAAGCAGAATTAGCTTCTATTACTCCCCGTGTTGCCGCTATCAGTCGTGACACCAAGGAAACAGATGTAAAGGTAGAAGTCAACTTAGACGGTACAGGAAAATGTGACGTTAATACAGGAGTGCCTTTTCTTGACCATATGTTACATCAACTATCATCCCATGGTCTATTGGATTTAGATATTCAAGCCACAGGAGACATTGAAATTGATGATCATCATACTAATGAGGATGTTGGTATAACTTTAGGGATGGCCATAGCCAAGGCTGTGGGTAACAGGAAGGGAATCAATCGTTTCGGACATTTTATCGCCCCTCTTGATGAGGCTTTAGTACAAGTTACCCTTGATTTTTCGGGACGACCTCATTTAAGTTATGGTTTAGATATACCAACCCAGAGAGTCGGCACTTATGATACCCAATTGGTAAGGGAGTTTTTTGTGGCGATTGTCAATCATTGTCAGATTACTTTACATATCCGTCAATTGGATGGTATTAATTCTCATCACATCATCGAAGCAACTTTTAAGGCTTTTGCTAGGGCAATGCGTATGGCATTGGAATATGATGTACGTCGTTTAAATGAAATTCCTAGTTCTAAAGGAGTTTTGTAA
- the recO gene encoding DNA repair protein RecO, whose product MSQTYQTTGIILKQNPFKENDLLVTIFSPEYGLVRAIAPGARKYKSRLRGRIQPLVINEFLIVKGTNLDRLIQAETKESYPKLSHNLGKLTISQYLAEIILNLAPTEQPQIELYNTFNKHLKTLETLDNQINFTPYLAQGVFNILILTGIAPEVNYCLTTETPLIPNFAQSHWRVGFSFANGGLIQLSSMNNSQNNYINTKINALELFFLQCLSNGKQQEMEMEIKQTYSTETINLAWINIERSLKNYIEFYLGHSLKSAAMINFALNYT is encoded by the coding sequence ATGAGCCAAACTTATCAAACTACGGGCATTATTCTCAAACAAAATCCGTTTAAGGAAAATGATTTATTAGTCACTATCTTTTCCCCTGAATATGGGTTAGTACGGGCGATCGCCCCAGGAGCCAGAAAATATAAATCAAGATTAAGAGGAAGGATTCAACCCCTAGTAATAAACGAATTTTTAATCGTTAAAGGAACAAATTTAGATCGATTAATTCAGGCAGAAACCAAAGAATCATACCCTAAACTAAGTCATAATTTAGGAAAACTAACCATCAGTCAATACTTGGCAGAAATAATCCTTAATTTAGCACCCACAGAACAACCTCAAATAGAATTATATAATACTTTTAATAAACACTTAAAAACTTTAGAAACATTAGATAATCAAATTAATTTCACCCCCTATTTAGCCCAAGGAGTATTTAATATACTAATTCTGACAGGTATAGCTCCAGAAGTAAACTATTGCCTCACCACAGAAACCCCTCTAATTCCTAACTTTGCTCAATCCCATTGGCGAGTAGGATTTAGTTTTGCTAATGGTGGTTTAATTCAATTATCATCTATGAATAATAGTCAAAACAATTATATTAATACTAAAATTAATGCCTTAGAATTATTTTTTTTACAATGTTTATCTAACGGAAAACAACAGGAAATGGAAATGGAAATCAAACAGACATACTCTACAGAAACAATTAATTTAGCTTGGATAAATATTGAAAGAAGCCTAAAAAACTATATAGAATTTTATCTTGGTCATTCCTTAAAATCTGCCGCAATGATCAATTTTGCTCTTAATTACACTTAA
- the murI gene encoding glutamate racemase has translation MTNAFNNRIGVFDSGVGGLTVLRQIYRQLPQESILYFGDTKRLPYGTKSPQEILQFVREILYWMQEEGVKMVIMACNTSSALALEEVRTEFNFPILGLIHPGAKAAIKQGKRIGVISTVATASSNAYRNAINELEPDTKVWQIGCPEFVPLIEDNKIYDPYTKEVAQKYLEPLLRNRIDTLVYGCTHYPHLEGVLREILPSYVKLVDPAYAVVRAMAKELEINGLRNQEDALATRFCVSGNPDEFAHASRGWLGFTPNVEQIQLQPHFELVDTSMEIRDNSSEDVYAESLIA, from the coding sequence ATGACAAATGCGTTTAACAACAGAATAGGTGTATTTGACAGTGGGGTGGGAGGGTTAACGGTATTACGACAGATATATCGTCAATTACCCCAGGAGTCTATTTTGTATTTTGGAGATACTAAACGTCTCCCCTATGGTACTAAGTCACCTCAAGAAATTTTACAATTCGTTAGAGAGATTCTCTACTGGATGCAAGAAGAGGGAGTAAAAATGGTGATTATGGCCTGTAATACTAGCTCTGCCCTTGCCCTTGAGGAAGTTAGAACGGAGTTTAATTTTCCTATTTTGGGCTTGATTCATCCTGGGGCAAAGGCAGCTATTAAACAAGGAAAAAGAATTGGGGTTATTTCCACCGTTGCTACCGCTTCTAGTAATGCTTATCGTAACGCTATTAATGAACTTGAGCCTGATACGAAGGTTTGGCAAATTGGTTGTCCTGAATTTGTTCCTCTTATCGAAGACAATAAAATTTATGACCCCTATACGAAAGAAGTAGCCCAAAAATATCTTGAGCCTTTACTGAGAAATAGAATTGATACTTTGGTATATGGTTGTACTCATTATCCCCATTTAGAAGGAGTTTTGAGAGAAATTTTGCCTTCCTATGTAAAATTAGTAGATCCAGCCTATGCGGTGGTGAGGGCTATGGCTAAGGAGTTGGAAATCAATGGATTACGCAACCAAGAAGATGCCTTGGCAACCCGTTTTTGTGTGAGTGGAAATCCCGATGAATTTGCCCATGCCTCTAGGGGCTGGTTGGGTTTTACTCCTAATGTGGAACAAATTCAGTTACAACCTCATTTTGAATTAGTTGATACTTCCATGGAGATTAGGGATAATTCTTCAGAGGATGTTTATGCGGAGAGTTTAATCGCCTAA